In Planctomicrobium piriforme, the following proteins share a genomic window:
- a CDS encoding pyridoxal-phosphate-dependent aminotransferase family protein, which yields MAETHFAPFQPPSRILLGPGPSGVSARVLSALAAPTIGHLDPQFLKLMDETQQMLRAVFRTGNRLTLAVSGTGSAGMEACVVNLIEPGDRMLVCVNGVFGGRMADVAARAGAVVRKLERPFGEVFSAAEIEAAIAEFKPKVTGIVHAETSTGALQPVPEISRVVHAGGSMLLLDCVTSLAGLPVEIDEWEVDAAYSGTQKCLSCPPGLSPVTFSDRAVAAMDARKTKVASWYLDMSMVRNYWSQQSRAYHHTAPINMNYGLHAALCEVLEEVLPKRFARHLRNHLALRAGVEALGLEYAVAEACRLPVLNAVKIPAGVNDQAVRAQLLGEYGIEIGAGLGPMAGKTWRVGLMGVSSSPTNVLVFLAALESCLNAQGGECRAGAGVAAANASYVASAKS from the coding sequence ATGGCCGAGACCCATTTTGCTCCTTTTCAACCACCGTCACGCATCCTCCTGGGCCCCGGCCCGAGCGGCGTCTCTGCACGGGTTTTGTCGGCATTGGCGGCGCCGACCATTGGGCATCTCGATCCGCAGTTCCTCAAACTGATGGATGAAACGCAACAAATGCTGCGAGCCGTATTCCGGACCGGCAACCGGCTGACGCTGGCCGTCAGCGGCACCGGCAGTGCGGGGATGGAAGCCTGCGTGGTGAATCTCATCGAGCCGGGGGACCGCATGCTGGTCTGCGTGAACGGAGTGTTCGGCGGACGCATGGCCGACGTGGCCGCGCGGGCTGGCGCCGTGGTTCGCAAGTTGGAGCGCCCGTTCGGCGAGGTGTTTTCTGCCGCCGAGATCGAGGCCGCGATTGCCGAATTCAAACCCAAGGTGACCGGCATTGTGCATGCGGAAACCTCCACTGGAGCGCTGCAGCCGGTTCCCGAAATCTCGCGCGTGGTTCACGCCGGAGGATCGATGCTCCTCCTCGACTGCGTCACATCGCTCGCCGGGCTGCCTGTCGAAATTGACGAATGGGAGGTTGATGCCGCTTATTCCGGCACGCAGAAATGCCTGAGCTGTCCGCCGGGTTTGTCGCCGGTGACGTTCAGTGACCGGGCCGTCGCGGCGATGGACGCCCGAAAAACGAAGGTTGCGAGCTGGTATTTAGACATGTCGATGGTGCGAAATTACTGGAGTCAGCAGTCGCGGGCGTACCACCATACAGCCCCGATTAACATGAATTACGGGCTGCACGCCGCCTTATGCGAAGTGCTGGAAGAGGTCCTGCCGAAACGCTTTGCGCGTCATTTGCGGAATCACCTGGCCCTGCGGGCAGGGGTGGAGGCGCTGGGGTTGGAATATGCCGTGGCCGAGGCTTGTCGGCTACCAGTTCTCAATGCGGTAAAGATTCCGGCGGGAGTGAATGATCAGGCCGTACGGGCTCAGTTGCTTGGAGAATATGGTATCGAGATTGGCGCTGGCCTGGGGCCGATGGCTGGAAAAACCTGGCGAGTGGGGCTAATGGGGGTGTCAAGTTCCCCAACGAACGTGCTAGTATTCCTGGCAGCTTTGGAAAGCTGTCTGAATGCTCAGGGAGGCGAATGCCGCGCCGGGGCCGGGGTTGCGGCAGCCAATGCGTCTTACGTCGCATCGGCAAAATCATAG